The following coding sequences lie in one Niabella agricola genomic window:
- a CDS encoding ABC transporter substrate-binding protein encodes MTRLYWRLPVFMRRSATVVLTQQGRDHKDNCTLKNCFHSTIVARRWLLLVFYLLSMGCGDDARDKRKVFRYNEYTGIASLDPAFAKNQSTMWPAHQLYNTLVEINDSLNIRPSLAKRWEISEDKRTYTFYLRNDVFFHDDPVFPNARGRKMVAADVVFSLSRIIDPRVASPGGWIFNGKVDSLQAFTALNDTVFQLRLVRPYQPILGILSMQYCSVVAREAVEQFGVDFRSHPVGTGPFQFVAWEEGQGLVFKKNPRYFETDSAGNRLPYIDGVKISFKDSRATEFLLLRQGHLDFINELDPSFKDEVLTKKGTLKKEWEGKLVLKTQPYLNIEYLGILVDSLNPLVAQSPLRMKKVRQAINYGFDRRKMILYLRNSLGTPAESGFVPKGLPSFNDSLVRGYYYDPVKAMGLLKEAGYPNGRGLPLIRLLTISIYADFANFIAKQLEAIGMKVQVEVVQKSLLFEMTASSRVAFFRGGWIADYPDAENYLSVFYSKNPAPPNYTRYKNPAFDAVFEAAIKETNDSLRYRLYQKADQIAINDAPVVPLWYDKVIQLLQPNIKGYQPNALNLLELRRIRIEDR; translated from the coding sequence ATGACCCGACTATATTGGAGGCTTCCTGTTTTTATGCGCCGCAGTGCAACGGTTGTTTTAACGCAACAGGGAAGAGATCATAAAGATAACTGCACGTTAAAGAACTGTTTCCACAGCACCATTGTTGCCAGGAGATGGCTGTTGCTGGTTTTTTACCTGCTCTCCATGGGTTGTGGCGATGATGCCCGTGATAAAAGAAAAGTGTTCCGCTACAACGAGTATACGGGCATCGCTTCGCTGGATCCCGCATTTGCTAAAAACCAATCTACCATGTGGCCGGCTCATCAGCTGTATAATACGCTGGTGGAAATCAATGACAGCCTGAATATCCGGCCTTCGCTGGCGAAGCGCTGGGAGATTTCGGAGGATAAACGCACGTATACCTTTTATTTAAGGAATGATGTTTTTTTTCATGACGATCCGGTGTTTCCAAACGCCCGGGGAAGAAAAATGGTAGCGGCTGATGTGGTTTTTAGCCTGAGCCGGATCATTGATCCCCGGGTGGCAAGCCCGGGCGGATGGATTTTTAACGGAAAGGTAGACTCCCTGCAAGCCTTTACTGCTCTTAATGATACGGTGTTTCAGCTGAGGCTTGTGCGGCCCTACCAGCCAATACTGGGCATTCTTTCCATGCAGTATTGTTCGGTGGTTGCCCGGGAAGCGGTGGAGCAATTCGGTGTGGATTTCAGGAGCCACCCGGTGGGCACCGGTCCCTTCCAGTTTGTAGCCTGGGAAGAAGGGCAGGGGCTGGTGTTTAAAAAGAATCCCCGTTATTTTGAAACAGACAGTGCTGGGAACCGGCTACCGTATATCGATGGAGTTAAAATCAGTTTTAAAGACAGCCGGGCCACAGAATTCCTGCTGCTGCGCCAGGGCCATCTTGATTTTATAAACGAGTTAGACCCCAGTTTTAAAGATGAGGTGCTGACCAAAAAAGGAACGCTTAAAAAAGAATGGGAAGGAAAGCTCGTATTGAAAACACAGCCCTATCTGAATATTGAATACCTGGGTATTTTGGTCGATTCCCTAAATCCCCTGGTAGCACAATCTCCCCTCCGGATGAAAAAGGTACGGCAGGCCATCAATTATGGATTTGACCGACGGAAAATGATCCTCTATCTGCGCAATTCGCTGGGAACGCCGGCAGAATCTGGTTTTGTGCCCAAGGGTTTGCCTTCTTTTAATGATTCCCTGGTGCGGGGGTATTATTATGATCCGGTAAAGGCGATGGGATTGTTAAAGGAAGCCGGCTATCCAAATGGCCGGGGGCTGCCCCTGATCCGGTTGCTTACGATTTCCATTTATGCAGACTTTGCCAACTTCATTGCCAAACAACTGGAGGCGATTGGTATGAAGGTGCAGGTGGAGGTAGTACAGAAATCCCTGTTGTTTGAAATGACGGCGAGTTCGAGAGTGGCTTTTTTCAGGGGCGGGTGGATCGCCGATTATCCGGATGCGGAAAATTACCTGTCCGTCTTTTATTCAAAAAACCCGGCACCACCGAATTATACACGGTATAAAAATCCTGCATTTGATGCAGTGTTTGAAGCGGCAATTAAGGAAACCAATGACTCCCTGCGCTACCGGCTGTACCAGAAGGCCGATCAGATCGCAATCAACGATGCACCGGTGGTGCCGCTCTGGTATGATAAGGTGATACAATTGCTGCAGCCCAATATCAAAGGATATCAGCCCAATGCATTGAATTTACTGGAGCTGCGAAGGATACGGATTGAGGACCGGTAA
- a CDS encoding GIY-YIG nuclease family protein, which produces MYILTNKLKTVLYVGVTSNLRRRIWEHVHHENQNSFTDQYNITCLVYYE; this is translated from the coding sequence ATTTACATTTTGACCAATAAGCTTAAAACAGTTTTATATGTCGGGGTAACGTCCAACCTTCGGCGAAGAATATGGGAGCATGTGCATCACGAAAATCAAAATAGTTTTACCGATCAGTACAATATTACCTGTCTTGTTTATTACGAATGA
- a CDS encoding M1 family metallopeptidase: MIFLKNILKTLSLLLLTTVSIHAQLLNQETTFTRQDSLRGGYGTGRSWWDVLQYNIQLHVDLENKAVSGYNDITYAIIKDTKAPLQLDLQEPMQIEKIEDRDTRQPIRFQREGNVFWLNIPRDAGNRKTRTIRVYFRGNPIVAKTPPWDGGWIFTKDAEGRSWASTATQGIGASTWLPCKDHQADEADRGITLTIHVPDSLAAVSNGRLTSKTPAPDGTTAWKWTVSQPINTYLITPYIGHYVNFNDTLQGEKGRLDIGYWVLDYNLEKAKEHFKIVKPMLRCFEHWMGPYPFYEDSYKLIDAPHLGMEHQSGVAYGNKYLNGYLGKDRSGTGWGDDWDFIIVHESGHEWFANNITTKDIADMWVHEAFTTYTETLFVQCRHGLKAANEYLAGQRKNIRNDVPVIGPYGVNKEGSSDMYDKGASMIHIIRQLINDDEKFRGLLRGLNRDFYHQTVTGKQIESYIIRKTGKPLQKIFDQYLRTTDIPVLTYTVNGSKVRYKWTNCVPGFNMPVQLGGGQWLTPKEQYQEAPASILTDGTLQVNPNFYIRVAQAS; the protein is encoded by the coding sequence ATGATTTTTTTGAAAAATATTCTGAAAACGCTGAGTCTGCTGCTGCTGACCACGGTATCCATACATGCACAACTCCTGAACCAGGAAACAACCTTCACCCGGCAGGACAGTCTGAGGGGCGGTTATGGCACAGGAAGAAGCTGGTGGGATGTGCTCCAATATAATATCCAGCTGCATGTTGATCTGGAAAACAAAGCGGTAAGCGGGTACAATGATATTACCTATGCCATTATCAAAGACACAAAAGCGCCTTTGCAACTGGACCTTCAGGAGCCGATGCAGATCGAAAAAATTGAAGACCGGGATACCCGGCAGCCCATTCGTTTTCAGCGGGAAGGAAATGTATTCTGGCTCAATATACCGCGCGATGCCGGCAACCGGAAAACCCGTACCATCCGGGTTTATTTCCGGGGCAACCCCATTGTAGCCAAAACTCCGCCATGGGACGGCGGCTGGATTTTTACCAAGGACGCGGAGGGACGGTCATGGGCAAGCACGGCCACGCAGGGAATCGGCGCCAGCACCTGGCTCCCCTGTAAAGACCACCAGGCCGACGAAGCGGACCGCGGCATTACCCTTACCATTCATGTACCGGATAGCCTCGCCGCCGTAAGCAACGGCCGGCTGACTTCAAAAACGCCTGCCCCGGATGGAACCACCGCCTGGAAATGGACGGTGTCGCAACCCATCAACACCTACCTGATTACGCCTTATATCGGGCATTATGTAAATTTCAACGACACCCTCCAGGGGGAGAAAGGGCGGCTGGATATCGGCTACTGGGTACTGGATTATAACCTGGAAAAAGCCAAAGAGCATTTTAAGATTGTAAAACCCATGCTCCGTTGTTTTGAGCACTGGATGGGGCCCTATCCTTTTTATGAGGACAGTTACAAACTGATCGACGCGCCGCACCTTGGTATGGAGCACCAGAGCGGGGTGGCATATGGCAATAAATATTTAAACGGATACCTGGGCAAGGACCGGTCAGGTACCGGATGGGGCGACGACTGGGATTTTATTATCGTGCATGAAAGCGGCCATGAATGGTTTGCCAATAACATTACCACCAAGGATATTGCGGACATGTGGGTGCATGAGGCCTTTACTACCTATACCGAAACCCTGTTTGTACAATGCCGGCATGGCCTGAAAGCCGCCAACGAATACCTGGCCGGCCAGCGAAAGAATATCCGGAATGATGTGCCCGTGATTGGTCCTTATGGCGTAAATAAGGAGGGCAGCAGCGACATGTATGATAAGGGTGCCAGTATGATCCATATCATCCGCCAGCTTATTAACGACGACGAAAAATTCCGCGGGTTATTGCGGGGCCTCAACCGCGACTTCTATCATCAAACGGTAACCGGCAAACAAATCGAAAGCTATATTATCCGTAAGACCGGTAAGCCGCTGCAAAAAATATTTGACCAATACCTGCGCACCACCGATATCCCGGTACTAACATATACCGTTAACGGCAGCAAGGTCCGTTATAAATGGACCAATTGTGTACCAGGGTTCAACATGCCGGTGCAGCTGGGCGGCGGGCAATGGCTCACCCCTAAAGAACAGTACCAGGAAGCACCGGCCAGCATCCTGACGGACGGTACGCTGCAGGTAAATCCTAATTTTTATATCCGGGTAGCACAGGCTTCTTAA
- a CDS encoding oligosaccharide flippase family protein — protein sequence MSAQIRKHSIISSAVIYIGFAIGALNTYLFTKEGFFTEEQYGLTQLFVTTSQLIVSFASLGMPSYIYKFYHYYNDHLEPRKNDMIAWALLTGLVCFAIVFALGIAFESLFARKFSNGSALAVYYYYWMYPMSLGLTIFGILEAYGWSLRKSILTNFLKEVQWRALVTILILLFIVKIIPDFDRFIKLYSFAYPIIALTLLVYLIATKKIHLTFRVSKVTRRFFRPIIRFVAFIYSGMLVFTISQQFDSLVLASVTKTGLKNLGIFTLAQFLTSLIQAPQRSIIAASMPYISKAWKDKKIGQIQSIYQRSSINQLIFACLLFTLIALNYTDAILTFKLKQSFLLGFAPFILLGLTKVVDMGTGVNAQIIGTSTYWKFDFISGIILLLFMLPLTYIFTKRYGLIGPPIANLISITLYNIIRIVFLWKKFRLFPFTKQSLYTVILSAVVYLAAWLLFRNLHSFTGLFTRSIFIVALFTGSVYRLNLTPDLKPVLESLRKRLRKRI from the coding sequence ATGAGCGCACAAATCAGGAAGCATAGCATCATTTCATCGGCGGTTATTTATATCGGGTTTGCTATAGGTGCCTTAAACACCTATCTTTTTACTAAAGAAGGCTTTTTTACGGAAGAGCAGTATGGCCTGACCCAATTGTTTGTGACCACCTCCCAGCTGATCGTATCCTTTGCTTCATTGGGAATGCCCTCCTATATTTACAAGTTCTATCATTATTATAACGACCACCTGGAGCCCCGTAAAAATGATATGATTGCCTGGGCTTTGTTAACCGGCCTGGTTTGTTTTGCTATTGTTTTTGCATTGGGGATTGCTTTTGAAAGTCTTTTTGCGCGGAAATTCAGCAACGGCTCCGCCCTGGCTGTTTATTACTATTACTGGATGTACCCAATGTCGCTGGGATTAACCATTTTTGGAATCCTCGAAGCATATGGCTGGAGCTTAAGAAAGTCGATACTTACTAATTTTTTAAAAGAAGTGCAATGGCGGGCATTGGTTACGATATTGATCCTTTTATTTATTGTAAAAATCATTCCCGATTTTGACCGTTTCATCAAACTCTACTCCTTTGCTTATCCCATTATTGCCTTAACCTTGTTGGTTTACCTCATCGCCACTAAAAAAATACACCTTACGTTTCGGGTAAGTAAAGTAACCCGCCGCTTTTTCAGACCTATCATCCGTTTTGTAGCTTTTATTTATTCCGGGATGCTGGTATTTACCATTTCTCAACAGTTCGATTCACTGGTGTTGGCATCCGTTACCAAAACCGGTCTAAAAAATCTGGGGATTTTTACATTGGCCCAATTCCTAACCAGTCTGATACAGGCGCCGCAACGCAGTATCATAGCGGCTTCCATGCCTTATATCTCCAAGGCCTGGAAAGACAAAAAGATCGGCCAGATCCAAAGCATTTACCAGCGCTCTTCCATTAACCAGCTGATCTTCGCCTGCCTGCTGTTTACACTAATCGCCCTGAATTATACGGATGCCATTCTTACATTCAAACTAAAACAGAGCTTTTTGCTGGGCTTTGCTCCCTTTATTTTATTGGGATTAACAAAGGTGGTAGACATGGGCACCGGTGTAAATGCCCAGATCATTGGCACATCCACCTACTGGAAATTTGATTTTATCAGCGGCATCATACTGCTGCTGTTTATGCTGCCGCTCACTTATATTTTTACCAAACGTTACGGGCTTATTGGCCCCCCAATTGCAAACCTGATTTCCATTACCCTCTACAATATCATTCGCATCGTTTTCTTATGGAAAAAGTTCCGGCTCTTTCCGTTTACAAAACAATCGCTGTACACGGTGATCCTCAGCGCAGTGGTATACCTGGCGGCCTGGCTGCTCTTCCGCAATCTTCATAGTTTTACCGGTTTGTTTACCCGCAGTATTTTTATTGTGGCGCTCTTTACCGGCAGCGTTTACCGGCTCAACCTCACGCCGGATCTGAAACCGGTACTGGAATCACTGAGGAAACGGCTAAGGAAAAGAATTTGA
- the dnaE gene encoding DNA polymerase III subunit alpha, with translation MKFSHLHVHTQYSLLDGAAPIGSLYKKAIADGMPALAISDHGNMYGAFQFVAEAYKHLDENGKPKVKPVVGCEFYLVENRHEKTFTKEKKDKRYHQILLAKNEQGYRNLTKLTSLGFIEGLYGKYPRIDKELILQYHEGLIATTCCLGASVPQAILRKGEAEAEAEFKWWLDLFGEDFYVELQRHGIGDQDKVNEVLIHFAYKYKVPIIASNDSHYVEQDDFNAHDILLCINTGEKQSTPAFRGDFADDDVNMKNMRFAFANDQFYFKNTEEMSKLFHDLPEAIDNTNAIVDKIELLDLKRSILLPNFPIPEDFKRHTEDEKTDKGVVTADSLNQWEYLRHLTYEGARQRYGIISDSTQERIDFELFTIKTMGFAGYFLIVSDFIKAGRDSGVFIGPGRGSAAGSVVAYCIGITNIDPIKYNLLFERFLNPDRKSMPDIDTDFDDEGRQRVIDYVVQKYGKNQVAQIITYGTMAAKMSIKDVARVMDLPLADSNALAKLVPEKPGISLKRVLHAPLSPKAGEKTLIEKEGLGADDIENVKRIRDVYNGNDLQAKVLHEAEILEGSVRNTGIHAAGIIIAPKDLTELIPVSTAKDSDLWVTQIEGSVIEEAGVIKMDFLGLKTLTIIKDALKLIKQNYDLDIVIDDIPLDDEKTYELYQKGETNATFQFESAGMQKYLRELKPDRFDDLIAMNALYRPGPLAYIPDYIERKHGRQEVVFDLPEMEEDLKDTYGITVYQEQVMLLSQKLAGFSKGDADVLRKAMGKKQKAVLDKMKKQFVEGATQKGHPADKLDKIWTDWEAFAQYAFNKSHATCYAFVAYQTAYLKAHYPSEYMAGVLNNAGSLEKITFFMEECKRMGLPVLGPDINESQKGFAVNKKGEIRFGLGGLKGVGEAAVESLIQERDENGPYASIFDMIKRVNQRTVNKKTLESLAYAGAFDCFTDLHRAQYFHVPVGDTTNGLEKIVKYGQICQTQAQTTTNTLFGDLAEVMEVQIPKIPECTPWPLVVQLDHEKQVTGIFISGHPLDDYRFEMEHYGITKISYVNDYKNQEKEKVSSAATFKIMGLVSDAQHRVSRTGNKFGSFIIEDYSGKLDMVLFSEDYMKYSPMLQLGTTVYLTGFFKQRFNGDFDFKITSICLAESVIKNQTKNLKIELPVEEITKETVEFIHENLKAHKGPSTLKLSIKDAVDDVTVDLLTRGKGFEMNNELIEYLSKQANWNIAVELN, from the coding sequence ATGAAATTCTCGCATCTACACGTTCATACCCAATATTCCCTGCTTGATGGCGCGGCGCCGATCGGCTCTTTGTATAAAAAGGCCATTGCAGACGGAATGCCTGCCCTGGCTATCAGCGATCATGGAAACATGTACGGAGCGTTCCAGTTTGTGGCAGAGGCGTATAAACACTTGGATGAAAACGGGAAACCCAAGGTAAAACCGGTGGTGGGCTGCGAATTTTATCTGGTAGAGAACCGGCACGAAAAGACGTTTACCAAGGAAAAAAAAGACAAACGGTATCACCAGATCCTGCTGGCCAAAAATGAGCAGGGATACCGCAACCTTACAAAACTGACTTCTCTTGGCTTTATTGAAGGCCTGTATGGTAAATATCCCCGTATCGATAAAGAACTGATCCTGCAATACCACGAAGGGTTGATCGCTACTACCTGTTGCCTGGGCGCTTCTGTTCCGCAGGCGATTTTACGCAAGGGGGAAGCAGAGGCTGAGGCGGAATTTAAATGGTGGCTGGATCTCTTCGGGGAAGATTTTTATGTAGAGTTACAACGGCACGGAATCGGCGACCAGGACAAGGTAAACGAAGTGCTGATCCACTTTGCGTACAAATACAAGGTGCCCATTATTGCCAGCAACGACTCGCATTATGTAGAACAGGACGATTTTAACGCGCACGACATCCTTCTTTGTATCAATACCGGGGAAAAGCAGTCTACGCCCGCCTTTCGCGGCGACTTTGCAGACGATGACGTAAACATGAAGAATATGCGTTTTGCGTTTGCCAATGATCAGTTCTACTTTAAGAATACGGAAGAAATGAGCAAACTGTTTCACGACCTTCCGGAAGCCATTGATAACACCAATGCCATTGTTGATAAAATTGAATTACTGGACCTGAAACGCAGTATCCTGCTGCCCAACTTCCCCATCCCCGAAGATTTTAAGCGTCATACCGAAGATGAAAAAACAGATAAGGGAGTGGTAACCGCCGATTCGCTCAACCAGTGGGAATACCTCCGGCATCTGACCTATGAAGGCGCGCGGCAACGGTATGGCATCATCTCCGACAGTACCCAGGAACGGATCGACTTTGAATTATTCACCATTAAAACCATGGGATTTGCCGGGTACTTCCTGATTGTAAGTGATTTTATCAAGGCCGGGCGCGACAGCGGTGTATTTATCGGGCCGGGACGGGGTTCGGCCGCAGGATCCGTAGTAGCCTATTGTATCGGCATTACCAATATCGACCCGATTAAGTACAACCTCCTGTTTGAGCGTTTCCTGAACCCCGACCGTAAATCGATGCCGGATATCGATACCGACTTTGACGATGAAGGCCGCCAGCGGGTAATCGATTACGTAGTGCAGAAATACGGGAAGAACCAGGTAGCACAGATTATTACCTATGGTACCATGGCCGCAAAAATGAGTATCAAGGACGTGGCCCGGGTAATGGACCTGCCGCTGGCTGATTCCAATGCCCTGGCAAAGCTGGTTCCGGAAAAACCGGGTATTTCATTAAAACGGGTATTACACGCACCGCTTTCCCCAAAAGCCGGCGAAAAAACGCTGATCGAAAAAGAGGGACTGGGTGCCGATGATATTGAAAACGTAAAACGGATCCGCGATGTATACAATGGGAATGATCTCCAGGCCAAGGTTCTGCATGAAGCCGAGATCCTGGAGGGATCCGTGCGCAACACCGGTATCCATGCTGCGGGCATCATCATTGCCCCCAAAGACCTTACCGAGCTCATCCCGGTAAGTACGGCCAAGGATTCCGATCTCTGGGTTACCCAGATTGAAGGAAGCGTGATTGAAGAGGCCGGCGTTATTAAAATGGACTTCCTGGGCTTAAAAACCCTTACCATCATCAAAGACGCGTTGAAGCTGATCAAACAGAATTACGACCTGGACATCGTTATAGACGATATTCCGCTGGATGATGAAAAGACTTATGAACTTTACCAGAAAGGAGAAACCAACGCCACATTCCAGTTTGAAAGTGCGGGGATGCAGAAATACCTGCGGGAACTGAAGCCCGACCGTTTTGACGACCTTATTGCCATGAACGCCCTGTACCGGCCGGGTCCACTGGCGTATATTCCGGACTATATCGAGCGGAAGCACGGCCGCCAGGAAGTGGTCTTTGACCTTCCGGAGATGGAAGAAGATCTGAAGGACACCTACGGGATTACCGTATACCAGGAGCAGGTGATGCTGCTGAGCCAGAAACTGGCCGGCTTCAGTAAAGGGGATGCCGATGTACTTCGGAAAGCGATGGGTAAAAAGCAAAAGGCGGTACTGGACAAAATGAAAAAGCAGTTTGTGGAAGGCGCCACGCAAAAAGGGCATCCAGCAGACAAGCTGGACAAGATCTGGACCGACTGGGAGGCCTTTGCGCAATATGCGTTCAACAAATCGCATGCTACCTGTTATGCCTTTGTAGCTTACCAAACCGCTTACCTGAAAGCCCACTACCCCAGCGAATATATGGCCGGGGTATTGAATAACGCCGGGTCCCTGGAAAAGATCACCTTCTTTATGGAAGAGTGTAAACGGATGGGATTACCGGTACTGGGGCCGGATATCAATGAATCGCAGAAAGGATTTGCGGTAAACAAAAAAGGTGAGATTCGTTTTGGATTGGGCGGTTTAAAAGGTGTGGGTGAAGCGGCGGTGGAAAGCCTGATCCAGGAGCGGGATGAAAACGGGCCCTATGCCTCCATCTTTGATATGATTAAACGGGTAAACCAGCGTACCGTGAACAAAAAAACACTGGAAAGCCTGGCCTATGCCGGGGCCTTTGATTGTTTTACCGACCTGCACCGTGCCCAGTATTTTCATGTGCCGGTTGGTGATACCACCAACGGCCTTGAAAAAATTGTGAAATACGGCCAGATCTGTCAGACACAGGCGCAAACCACTACAAATACGCTTTTTGGCGATCTCGCTGAAGTGATGGAGGTACAGATACCCAAGATCCCCGAATGCACGCCATGGCCGCTGGTGGTACAACTCGACCACGAAAAGCAGGTAACCGGGATCTTTATCAGCGGCCATCCGCTGGATGATTACCGGTTTGAGATGGAGCATTACGGCATCACCAAGATCTCTTACGTTAACGATTACAAAAACCAGGAAAAAGAAAAAGTGAGCTCCGCGGCCACCTTTAAAATTATGGGGCTGGTGTCGGATGCACAACACCGCGTTTCCCGCACCGGCAACAAATTCGGGAGTTTTATCATTGAAGATTACAGCGGTAAGCTGGATATGGTACTGTTTTCTGAAGATTATATGAAGTATTCGCCCATGCTGCAACTGGGTACAACCGTATACCTCACAGGCTTTTTTAAACAGCGCTTTAACGGCGATTTTGATTTTAAGATCACCTCCATCTGCCTGGCGGAAAGTGTGATAAAGAACCAGACCAAAAACTTGAAGATCGAATTACCGGTGGAGGAGATCACAAAGGAAACGGTTGAATTCATTCACGAAAACCTGAAGGCACATAAAGGCCCCAGTACCTTGAAACTGTCTATAAAAGATGCAGTAGACGACGTTACGGTAGATCTGTTAACCCGCGGAAAGGGATTTGAGATGAACAATGAACTGATTGAATACCTCTCCAAACAGGCCAACTGGAATATAGCGGTGGAATTGAATTAG
- a CDS encoding C40 family peptidase → MRHILTGFSLMVLMASCSTASKFFASSNKTNTKSELQPTQKPSPAANAYMEQVTISPRNSKSDTRMQRIEQTIASSEVRDVKAVHAAILVPRTAPATELQKKYAAILNVLPNSISNNDLLETMDDWYGTRYQYGGTTKYGIDCSAFTREMYRGAFGIELPRTAREQYGRARKISSTELKEGDLVFFNTTGGVSHVGMYLGNNKFVHASTSKGVTISDLYETYYLSRFIGAGRIEAASEEYLVRNNNGSSGVSN, encoded by the coding sequence TTGAGACATATATTGACGGGATTTAGCTTGATGGTGCTGATGGCTAGCTGCTCAACCGCCTCTAAATTTTTTGCCTCATCAAATAAAACCAATACAAAATCTGAGCTGCAACCCACTCAAAAGCCCAGTCCTGCTGCAAATGCTTATATGGAGCAGGTGACCATTTCTCCCAGGAATTCAAAATCTGATACGCGGATGCAACGCATTGAACAGACCATTGCCTCCAGTGAGGTGCGGGATGTAAAAGCCGTGCATGCAGCGATCCTGGTGCCGCGCACAGCCCCGGCCACCGAACTGCAGAAGAAATATGCAGCGATTTTGAATGTACTGCCCAATTCGATCAGCAATAACGATCTGTTGGAAACAATGGATGATTGGTATGGTACCCGCTATCAATATGGGGGTACTACTAAATACGGGATCGATTGCAGTGCTTTTACGCGCGAAATGTACCGGGGTGCTTTCGGGATTGAACTTCCCAGGACGGCCCGGGAACAATATGGCCGCGCCCGCAAAATTTCGAGTACAGAACTGAAGGAGGGCGACCTGGTGTTTTTTAATACCACCGGTGGCGTTTCCCATGTAGGAATGTACCTGGGGAACAATAAATTTGTTCATGCGTCTACCAGTAAAGGCGTTACTATCAGTGATCTTTACGAAACCTACTATCTTTCACGTTTTATCGGCGCAGGCCGTATTGAAGCTGCATCTGAAGAATACCTGGTTCGCAATAACAACGGATCTTCCGGGGTAAGTAATTAA
- a CDS encoding YdeI/OmpD-associated family protein, with protein MATRDPRHDIYISNAQSFAKPVLGHIRKLVHRACPDVEETMKWSFPHFDYHGKILCSMASFKQHAVLNFWLSSRIGALRPYLITEGAAKAMGQLGRLTSVKDLPPDRVLLQALKEAMVLIDAGASLKKAPPQKAAELLVPDALKKALSNNKTAKAVFENFPPSHRKEYIQWITEAKTDTTRNKRIATALEWLAEGKNRNWKYERKNQKHRPKS; from the coding sequence ATGGCAACCCGGGATCCCAGGCACGACATTTACATCTCCAACGCACAATCCTTTGCCAAACCCGTCCTGGGGCATATCCGGAAACTGGTACACCGGGCTTGTCCGGATGTTGAGGAAACCATGAAATGGTCCTTCCCCCATTTCGACTACCATGGCAAAATACTGTGCAGTATGGCTTCCTTTAAACAACATGCCGTACTCAACTTCTGGTTAAGCAGCCGTATCGGGGCATTAAGGCCCTACCTTATTACCGAAGGTGCTGCCAAGGCAATGGGACAGCTTGGCAGACTGACTTCGGTAAAAGACCTGCCGCCGGACAGGGTACTATTGCAGGCGTTGAAGGAAGCGATGGTATTGATCGATGCGGGTGCTTCTTTAAAGAAAGCACCACCCCAAAAGGCGGCCGAACTGCTGGTGCCAGACGCGCTCAAAAAGGCGTTGTCCAATAATAAAACGGCCAAAGCCGTTTTTGAAAACTTTCCGCCTTCCCATCGCAAGGAATACATCCAGTGGATCACTGAGGCCAAAACCGATACAACCCGGAACAAACGCATTGCCACTGCACTCGAATGGCTCGCTGAAGGCAAGAACCGTAACTGGAAGTATGAACGGAAAAATCAAAAGCACAGACCTAAATCTTAA